CTTTACCTTTCTTAGTCGTAATAAGAATCACACCGTTGGCTGCCTGCGAACCGTACAATGCAGCAGCAGAGGCACCTTTCAGAATACTCATACTTTCAATATCATCCGGATTCAGATTGGAGATACCGTCACCTGCATCACGGTTGACACCGTCATTCTTACCACCCATAACAGTAGATACGGATTCTGTGGTGCTATTGAGCATAGGCACACCGTCAATCACATACAACGGCTGGTTATTTCCGTCTTCGTTGGCCGAACGGATACCACGGATAGATACTTTGGCCGAACCTCCCAGACCGGAAGCACTCTTGCTGATCTGCACACCTGCCGATTTTCCGGCAAGGGCGGCAATCATGTTGGGGTCTTTGGCACGGGTCAGTTCGTCGCCTCCGAGCTGTTGGGTAGAATAAGTCAGCGAGGCGGCTTTTTTCTTGATACCCATAGCAGTTACCACTACCTGCTCCAGTGCCATCGACTCTTCTTCCATCTTGATCTTGAAAGTGGTTTGTCCGCTGACAGAGAGGCTCTGCGGTTGGTAACCTACATAGGTGATATTAATGATAGCGTCGCTTGGCACTTTCAAAGTAAAGTTACCGTCCAAATCGGTGATTGTACCATTCGTCGTACCTTTTTCCACGACACTGGCGCCAATGATAGGCTCGCCTCTCATGTCGGTCACGACACCTTTCACCGTAATTTGTTTCTGTTGCTGTGTGGATGCATGTTCCGTTATGTTCTTGGTCAGCACGATATTATTGCCTTCCACCACATAATGGATACCTGTTCCTTCAAAAGCCTTATCGAGTATTTCGGATACCGGCTGATTGGTAGCATCTACATTAACTACCCGCTTGGTATCGACACTTTTTTTATTGTAGACAAACAAATAGTCGGTCTGAGACTCAATCTGGGTAAGCAATTCGCTTACTTTCAGAGTCGAACGCGGAATGCTTATTTTAGCACTCTGAGAGTATCCATTCTCACAATAAGCCTGGAATGTTACGAACAGAAGAAGGAATAATGTGATCTTCATAGTCAGTATTATTTGCTTAGATTCTAAACTTTTTGGGCAAAAAAGCCCTTTCAAAGAAATTTTTCTCATATCTTTGCAACGTGTTAAGTTAATAAATTGATTAAGGTCGATTTTTGACTGTTTCGAATCGGGAAGTATGGGGGTACTTTCCGATTCTTTTTCGGTAAGGGGTATACTTATTGACTGTTATTCATAATCATTATGCTTTTAAAGGGTTAGTACTAATTTAAGGTGTATATCATTGAGCTCAGTTATTCATCTTAATTTTTATTCTGGCTTTATTCTATCCGGATGCTGTCTCCTTCTTCACTGATCGAATAAGTAAACGGGTGATCTTTCTGGATAACCTTGAGAATGTGTTCAACGCCGTCCTGTTCCTTGAACTTGCCCGTACAGCGATAATTCAGCACTTTCGGATTCTCTACGGTGATCTTCACATTATAATATTTCTCCAGCTTGGTGAGGATGCAACTGAAAGGAGAATCGTCGAAGCAATACAGACCTTCCCGCCAGCGCAGATAATCATAAGAAGGCAGAACGGCTTTTTTATATTTCCCCTGATAGGAACCGAAGAATTCATTCTTAGTCAGGCGGGTCAGCGGACGTTCATTGTCATAAGCGTAAATATCAACGATGCCCTCTACCAAGGTAGTCTCAAATTCATTGCTTCCTTTATAAGCGCAGACGTTGAAATGAGTGCCTACCACTCTGACCTGATTGGTCTCCGTATTTACGTAGAAAGGTATCTCCTTATTCTTCGCTACTTCGAAATAAGCCTCTCCGTCCAGTTCCACATCTCTGTCGCGGCGCCCGAAGTCAGATCTGTAGCTCAGCGTCGATTCAGAATTCAGCCAGACTTTGGTTCCGTCCGCCAGCGTAATCTGTGCCCGTTGACCGGCAGGAACAGTGACCGTCTGCAACTGTGCCAATTTATCATACTGATATTCATTAATCAGAAATCCACAACTGACAGCTACAATTACAGCAGCAGCTATACGGGCACTCCACCTTAACATGGGAATGATGCGAGCGCCCGCGCCTGCTTTCTCTCTCATTTTTCTCTTAGAGTCAGTAAAAAGGGCGATGTCAAACAGCATACGTTCTTTCTGCAATGTCTTCCGGTTTTCTTCCGATTCGTCCACCCAGTTAAGAATGCGTTTTTCTTCGTCGACAGAAGTCTCGCCCTTAAAATATTTATGTAGTAAATCCTGGTTCATAGATATTGGCTTTTCCTATTTATATTTATAGAAAGGCTTTTTCTCTCCCTTCTATATATAAAACAGGTCAGCCTTGAACAACCCTAACGAAAAATGCGATTATTTTTAAAAAAGAATAGAAACCAGGTAATCTTTCAGTTCGGTACGCAGAATTTTCAATGCTTTGGTGATGTGGAACTCCACACTTTTGACGGAAATGCCGAGTTGTTCCGCTATCTTTTTGTTCGGAGTATTTTGATAACGGCTCAATATAAAAATCTGCCGGCTTTGGTTCGGCATACGTTTCAATGCTTTCTGTACGATATGCTGTATTTCCGAATCAAAGATCGCATCCGGTTCGCAGGCTTCCAGTGTAGAGATTCTCAGGTCCAGTTCCCGCTGGCTATGGCTATTTATCTCTTCTTCGGCCCGAAGACGCACCTGCAGATGTGCCAGATAGTTGAGCGCTTTGTTTTTGATGATAGTCAGCAGCAGACCGTGCAGATTGGAATCTTCTTCCCACTTATCCCTGTTTTCCCACAGAGTAATCATTGACTCCATCAATATATCTTCCGCCTCCTGCCTGTCTCTTATATAAGAATAGGCAAACGACAAAAACTTCTCTTGATTCTCATGAAAGAATTCAGAAAAAAGTTGAATAGAAGATATGTTGTTCGTTTGGTGCATCACGCATAAGATTTACAGGCTATTTTCATTAGTTCGTACAAAAGAACACATATTTTCGCAGAAAAGCAAAATAATAGACAAAAAAAATAGCCCGAATACTGAGTAATCGGGCTATCACATTATCTAAAAGCTATCTGCTTTTTTACTTCTTTTCCGGTCTTGGCATCAATACTTTTCTTGAAAGTTTGAATTTTCCTGTCTTCGGATCGATGTCGATCAGTTTCACTTCGATCTCATCACCTTCCTTGATTCCGGCTTCTTCCACTGTTTCCAGACGTTTCCAGTCGATCTCGGAAATGTGCAGCAAACCGTCTTTACCCGGCAGGAATTCAATGAATGCACCGTAAGGCATGATAGAGCGAACTTTACCTTTATATACTTCGCCTACTTCAGGAACAGCAACGATTGCTTTGATCATGCGCATTGCATCATCAATACATTTCTTGTTGGTTCCGGAAACTTCGATGCGTCCCATACCGTCTGTTTCTTCGATAGTGATAACAGCACCGGTCTCTTCCTGCATACCTTGAATGATTTTTCCACCAGGGCCGATTACAGCTCCGATAAATTCTTTAGGAATAGTCATTGTTTCAATGCGAGGAGCATGGTCTTTCAGGTCAGCACGCGGTTCAGCGATTGTCTCGGTGATCTTGTCGAGGATGTGCATACGTCCTTCTTTAGCCTGGTTCAAAGCACGTTCCAGAATTTCGTAAGACAGACCGTCTACCTTGATATCCATCTGAGTAGCAGTGATACCGTCTCTTGTTCCGGTTACCTTGAAGTCCATATCTCCGAGGTGGTCTTCGTCACCGAGGATGTCAGACAATACAGCATATTTTTCTTCGCCCGGATTCTTGATCAGTCCCATAGCAATACCCGATACCGGCTTCTTGATCTTCACACCGGCATCCATCAATGCCAATGTTCCAGCACATACGGTAGCCATAGAAGAAGAACCGTTAGATTCGAGGATTTCCGAAACAACACGTACTACGTATGGATAGTCAGCAGGAATCTGTCCTTTCAAGGCACGCCAAGCCAAGTGACCGTGACCGATTTCACGACGGCCTACACCACGTTGAGCTTTTGCTTCGCCTGTAGAGAAAGGAGGGAAGTTATAGTGCAGCAGGAAACGTTCTTTTCCGTGTTCCAATACATTGTCGATAATCTTTTCGTCGAGCTTCGTACCCAAAGTGACAGAAGTCAGAGACTGAGTTTCACCACGAGTGAAAATAGCAGATCCGTGAGGACCGGGCAGAGGACCAACCTCACACCAGATCGGGCGGATTTCAGTAGTCTTACGACCATCCAGGCGCTTGCCTTCGTCAAGAATTGAACGACGCATCGCTTCTTTTTCTACATCATGATAGTAACGGTCGATCAGCGGAGCTTTTTCTTCAAGTTCTTCTTCAGAGAACTGAGCCTTGAACTCTTCGCGGATAGCATCAAAAGCATCGAAACGTTCGTGCTTGTTGTTATTTCCGGAAGCAGCTACTGCATAAGCCTTGTCATAACAAGCCTCACGAACTGCCTTACGCAATTCTTCATCGTTTACTTCATGGTTATATTCACGTTTCACTGTCTTGCCTACTTCTTCAGTCAGCTCCATCTGAGCCTTGCAATGCACTTTGATAGCTTCGTGAGCTACCTTCATTGCTTCCAGCAGTTCAGCTTCAGATACTTCGTGCATTTCGCCTTCTACCATCATGATGTTATCATAAGTAGCGGCAACCATCAGGTCCATATCAGCTTTTTCCAGTTGGTCAAAAGTAGGATTGATTACAAACTGACCGTCGATACGTGCTACACGTACTTCCGAGATCGGTCCGTTGAAAGGAATATCTGAAACAGCGAGTGCTGCAGAAGCTGCCAATCCGGCCAGTGCATCCGGCATATCTACACCGTCAGCAGAGAAAAGGATGATATTTACATATACTTCTGCGTGATAATTATCAGGGAATAGTGGGCGGAGAGCGCGGTCAACGAGACGACAAGTCAAAATCTCATAATCGGAAGCTCTACCTTCTCTCTTGGTGAAGCCACCAGGAAAACGGCCGAATGCCGCAAATTTTTCTTTATACTCTACCTGCAAAGGCATGAAATCTGTTCCGGGAACTGCATCTTTAGCGGCACAAACAGTAGCTAATAACATGGTGTTTCCCATGCGTAGCATTACAGAACCGTCTGCCTGTTTTGCCAACTTTCCCGTCTCGAGTGTGATGGTTCTTCCATCAGGTAACTCGATCGTCTTAACAATTGGGTTAATCATAAAAATTGTTTTATCTATACTTTTCTTTCAAAATTCCTGCAAAGATATACATTTCTCGTTGTAATCAGGTGGAAATGAGCTAAAAAGTTAGACGCTATATGTTTTTTTTGCAAAATAGAGGTGAAGAAGCAGGCAAAAAGCTTTGAGTAATCTTGAAAAGACGTATATTTGCAACTCTTAAAAAACACACGAGATATGAAAAAGATAACTTTTGTAGCGCTTGCCGCACTTACCATTACAGCTTGTAGTTCCGGTCCTGAGTTTGAAGTGAACGGAGACATATCAGGGGCCGACGGGAAAATGCTTTATCTCGAAGCTTCCGGTCTGGAAGGTATTGTTCCGCTTGATTCGGTTAAATTGAAAGGAGAAGGTACATTCAAGTTTAAACAACCCCGCCCCGAATCACCCGAGTTTTATCGCTTGCGGGTAGACAACAAAGTCATCAACTTTTCTGTGGATTCTATCGAAACGCTACAGATCAACGCTCCATACGTTGATTTCTCTACCGCCTACACGGTAGAAGGATCTGAAAACAGCAGTAAGATAAAGGAACTGACGCTGAAACAAATCAATCTTCAAAAGAATGTGGACGAGCAACTGAATGCGCTGCGTGCCAACAAACTGGGACACGATACGTTTGAAGAGAACCTCGCAACACTGCTGAAGAACTATAAGGAGGACGTCAAAGTGAATTATATATTCGCAGCTCCCAACACGGCAGCCGCTTACTTCGCCCTGTTCCAAAAGCTGAATGACTATCTGATCTTCGATCCGCTGAACAACAAGGACGATGTAAAATGTTTTGCAGCTGTCGCTACCAGCCTCAACAATACATATCCGGATGCTGTACGTTCAAAAAATCTATATAATATCGTAATCAAAGGGATGAAAAATACCCGTCAGCCACAGAGCAAGTCTCTGGAAATTCCACAGGACAAGATCATCGAGACCGGTATTATCGACATCGCCCTGCGTGACGTGAAAGGAAATACCCGCAAACTGACCGACCTGAAAGGGAAAGTAGTGCTGCTGGATTTCTCCGTATTCCAGTCACCGGCAGGAGCGCCTCACAATATGATGCTTCGCGAACTATATAATAAATACGCAAAGGATGGGCTGGAAATCTATCAGGTATCTCTCGACGCAGACGAGCACTACTGGAAAACCGCAGCAGGCAACCTGCCCTGGGTTTGCGTACGTGACGGCAACGGTGTCTACTCGACCAACGTAGCTGTATATAATGTTCGCCAGGTTCCATCCATCTTCCTGATCAACCGGAACAACGAACTGAAGCTCCGCGGCGAAGACATCAAAGACCTCGAAGCATCCGTCAAGTCATTACTCTAAGTTGTTATAATTTAGCATATTTCATTTAAATATGTTACATAGCATCATTTTTCACTTGACAGATATCACTTAAAAGTCTATCTTTGCAGAGAAATAATTGAAGAGAGGGTTCCAACATGTGCCATGTTGGAATTCTTTTTTGTTTATATGACCATTTTAAATAAAAGGAGGAAAAACATCATGGCTTATATGTCAGAAGAAGGTTACAAAAAGTTAATGGCAGAATTAAAGGAACTGGAAACAGTGGAACGCCCCAAAATCTCTGCGGCTATAGCCGAAGCAAGGGATAAAGGCGACTTGTCGGAAAATGCAGAATATGATGCAGCCAAAGAAGCACAGGGGATGCTTGAAATGCGCATCAACAAATTGAAAACGGTCATTGCAGATGCCAAGATCATCGACGAGTCCAAACTAAAGACAGACTCTGTACAGATTCTGAACAAAGTGGAGCTGAAGAACGTCAAAAATGGCATGAAGATGACTTATACCATCGTTTCCGAAAGCGAAGCTAACCTGAAAGAAGGCAAGATTTCCGTAAACACCCCGATTGCACAAGGTCTGCTTGGCAAGAAAGTAGGTGATATTGCAGAAATTACCGTACCGCAGGGTAAAATTGCATTAGAAGTAGTAAACATATCAATTTAACAGAAAGGCAGGTCTCCGTGTGAGGCTTGCCTTCTTTTATCTATCAAAGATTATGGCAACAATATTCAGTAGAATCATCGCAGGCGAAATTCCTTGCTACAAGATAGCGGAAAACGATCGTTTTTTTGCTTTTCTTGATATCAATCCATTGGTAAAGGGACATACGCTGGTAGTCCCCAAACAGGAAGTAGACTACATCTTCGATTTAAGTGACGAAGACCTCGCAGCAATGCACGTATTCGCAAAGAAGATAGCCCGTGCCATCGAAAAAGCCTTCCCTTGTAAAAAGGTAGGCGAAGCGGTTATCGGCCTGGAAGTACCGCATGCCCATATCCACTTAATTCCTATTCAGAAGGAATCGGATATGTTGTTCTCCAATCCGAAACTGAAATTATCGGATGAAGAATTTAAATCCATTGCGCAAGCAATCAGCTCCTCTCTATAAAACATGATGACGACATAAGCGAGCGGGCACCCTGAGAAGGGCGCCCGCTTTTTTTCATATCATACATTATATATGATTATTTCTTCAAGGGGTCCGGCGACTTGTCTTTGCTTTCGGCTACCTCAACCAGATAAACGCCGATACAAATAAAAATGATGGCACACGTCTGCGTCCAGCTAAAACGGTCCTGTCCGAGAGCCAGAGAAGCAATGGTCGCAACAATCAGAATCAGATAACCGTAGATCGCGACGACTGTTGTTTTCAGATACTTCAGACCGACCGGAAGCAACATATAGCTGATCGTTGTCGGAAATATGAGTACAAACATCAATATCAGGAAAGGTGTCCAATGGAACGGCATAGAGAACACCGGCGCATCGAATCCTGTAATAAATGTCACAATAATAGCAGAAACCGCCGCACCGGAGAATGTATATCTCAACATAGTCATCGCCCCGATAGATGAAAGGATACGCTGACTCAGAATCAGATAGACAGCATAAACGATGGAACTGATCAGGCAAAGCATATTCCCCACGAAAGCATCGGAGGCCAAATCATCGCTCTGTTGGGTCAGGATGCAGACCAGTGCACCGACCAGTCCGATTGAGATTCCAAGAATTTTCTTCCATGTCGCCTTCTCCTTATAAAAGAAAATCATAATCAGAAACACCCAGATAGGCTGCAGACTGGTAAATATGGAACTGGATACAGGAGTCGTTTTACTCAATCCCGCCAGATAAAGAAACATAAAGCCGTACAGTCCGAATGCCCCTAACAGGAAAAGCAGCCATTTGTCTTTGGCGGATGACTTTTCCGGCGGCATGAACCATCCGATCACCCAAAATGCAGCGGCGGCAAAGGTGCAACGAAGTGTCGCACCTGTCAACGGGCTCATCCATAGGGGAAGCAGATACTTCAGGGCATTCATATTCAAACCGCTGAATATTTTTGATACAGCCATACTCAGATTGGCTTCCAGTTTCTTATTCTTCATCTTTTTTTATTTCAGTTGATCGTTAAACAAAAAGGTATCGCGGCGCAGGTAAGCCCAAAAGAATGTGACAATAGTTATCAACAAGTTGAAGACAAAAGGAAACTCTTGCGACTGGGTATGAAACAGATTTTGGAGAAAATCTATAATAAAAGGATAAAGCAAGATGGCGAGATAATTCATCATCATTACAAAAGCCAATGCCATTGTCGCCTTTTGAGGCAGTGCCGTATGTGTCGTTTTATCATACAGCATAGGCTGAATAATGCCATATCCCAAACCGACCAGGATACATCCCGGAATAATCAGCCATTCGATCGGGGCAATCCAGATCAGCGCCAGCCCCACAGCCATAGACAGGAGGCTGTATGCTTTGGTACGCTCTTTCAGTTCATCCACTATCTTGTCCAGACAGAAACCCGGAGCCATAATCGCTAAAAAGAAAAGCGAGATCATCAGTCCCGAATTGCCACTGGAGAAATGGTGTTTCTCCATCAGGAAAGAAAGGTTGAATATGACTGCCAGCACAATAAAAGTCGTCACTCCGTAGAAAAGCATGATCTGAAGCAGATGCCTGATATGGATTCCATATTTACTTCCTCCGGTATCTGCGGCAGCCGTTTGTCCGGATGGCGCGGTACTTTGAGAAGAAGGTTCGACGGCGGCGTCAGACCGGCTCTCTTTTAAGTGACCGACCAGCAGAATAGAAATCAAAGGGAGCAGATAGACCAAAAACGGCAAATGCCAGCTGACTTCCGCCAGATATCCGGTCACGGCAGTAGCTATCACCAATGTAAAATTGGTAATGGCAGAACTCAATCCGAATTGTTTCACCCGGTAAGTACCCACAAAGTATTTTGAGATTAATCCCGTGGACAGCGGAATAATCAGTCCGGAGCCGATGCCCAGCAGGGCACTCACGACGATTAATTGCCACATTTTGTTGGAGATCAGATACAAGATACCGCTTGCTGCAAAGAGCCAGAGTCCGATTTTCAGGATACGGACAAAATCAACCTTTTCCGTGAGCTTACCACCCAAAAGGATAAAAGGGATAATCAGCAACGATGGCAGCGAAGTCAACATCTGAATATCCAGGTCGGTCGCTTTCGGAAAGATTTTGGTAAGGTCGCCCAATATAGGCGAAACAGCCAGCCCCGGCAAAGAGGTCAATGCCGAGATAGACCAAATAGCTATTAAAGTGATAAGAGGTATTGTTCCCCTTCCAGTTTGTATTTTCATATACCGGTTCGTTAAAAGTTTAGGTCTGATGAAAACAATGATTACCTTATAAAGTTCAAATGAGGCAACAGTGAATATTCAAAAAACGGGTGAAAAACACCCAAAAACTATCAGATTATGGCCTAAAAACTATCCGCAAACAGTTTTTAGGCTAAATTCCGTCAGTTTCACCCCCGCCGTACTTAAAAAAATCCCGTAAACTTGCATCATCGAAATTTAACAACGAATATTCACAATTTAAAAAGCAACGTATATGAAAAGTGTAAGCTTCAGAAAAGATTTAGTAGGAGTACAAGACGAATTACTCCGTTTCGCTTATAAGCTGACAACCGACCGCGAAGAAGCAAACGATTTGTTGCAGGAAACATCATTAAAAGCATTAGACAATGAAGATAAATATATGCCTGACACAAATTTTAAAGGATGGATGTATACCATCATGCGCAATATCTTTATCAACAACTACCGCAAAGTAGTTCGTGACCAGACATTCGTTGACCGGACGGACAACCTTTACCACCTGAATTTACCGCAGGACACAGGGTTTGAAAGTACCGAAAAAGCCTATGACCTGAAAGAGATGCACCGTGTAGTCAACTCATTACCCAAAGAATACAGAGTGCCTTTCGCCATGCACGTTTCCGGCTTCAAGTACCGCGAAATCGCAGAAAAGCTGAACCTGCCGTTAGGTACGATAAAGAGCCGCATATTCTTCACCCGCCAAAAACTGCAGGAAGAACTGAAGGACTTCCGCTAAACCTTAACAACACAATTCAATAGGTATCAGATAACTATAAGCTGCCAGTTGTCAGCGAATAGCCAAAGGCAAGAGGGAAACAACCCCTTCTTGCCTTTTTTATTTCCGTTCCCCCCACCTTACGCCTGCCCCAAAGCCGCCCCTTAATAAACGCCAAATAATGTAAAAGCCGAAAACTTTCAAAACCATCTGCTGTTGTTGAGGGAAATTCGACGGGGAAAATCCCCATCGCCCTAAACCTTTAAAAAAACAAATTAGTATGGAAGATTTAAATTTCAGAAAAGGTGATGCAAAAACCGACGTATTCGGTTCAGACAGAATGTTACAACCCTCTCCGGTAGAAAGAATTCCTGATGGTCCAACCACCCCTGAAGTCGCTTACCAAATGGTTAAAGATGAAACTTTTGCCCAGACTCAGCCACGCTTGAACTTAGCTACTTTCGTAACCACTTATATGGACGATTACGCTACCAAGCTGATGAACGAGGCAATCAACATCAACTATATTGATGAAACCGAATATCCTCGTATCGCCGTAATGAATGGCAAATGTATCAACATCGTCGCCAACTTGTGGAACTCTCCGGAAAAAGATACATGGAAAACCGGTGCGTTGGCAATCGGTTCTTCCGAAGCTTGTATGCTGGGCGGTGTAGCTGCATGGTTGCGCTGGCGTAAGAAAAGACAAGCTCAAGGTAAACCGTTTGACAAACCTAACTTCGTTATCTCAACAGGTTTCCAGGTTGTATGGGAAAAGTTCGCGCAACTGTGGCAGATCGAAATGCGCGAAGTGCCTTTGACTCTTGAAAAGACCACTCTCGACCCCGAAGAAGCGCTGAAGATGTGTGATGAAAACACGATCTGTGTTGTACCTATCCAAGGTGTTACATGGACAGGACTGAACGATGACGTTGAAGCACTGGACAAAGCTCTCGACGCTTACAACGCCAAAACCGGTTATGACATTCCTATCCACGTAGATGCCGCCAGTGGTGGTTTCATTCTTCCGTTCCTCTATCCGGACACGAAGTGGGATTTCCGTCTGAAATGGGTACTTTCTATCAGTGTATCTGGTCATAAGTTCGGTCTGGTATATCCGGGACTTGGCTGGGTTTGCTGGAAAGGCAAAGAATACCTGCCCGAAGAAATGTCATTCAGCGTCAACTATCTGGGTGCCAACATTACTCAGGTCGGCTTGAACTTCTCTCGTCCTGCCGCTCAGATTCTGGGACAATACTATCAATTCATCCGTTTGGGATTCCAAGGTTACAAGGAAGTACAATATAATTCTTTGCAGATTGCCAAATACATCCACGGTGAAATCGCCAAGATGGCTCCGTTCGTCAACTACTCCGAAAATGTAGTGAACCCATTGTTCATCTGGTATCTGAAACCGGAATATGCAAAGAGTGCCAAGTGGACATTGTACGATCTGCAGGACAAACTGTCTCAGCACGGCTGGATGGTTCCGGCTTATACATTGCCTTCCAAGCTGGAAGATTATGTAGTAATGCGTGTGGTTGTCCGCCAGGGATTCAGCCGCGACATGGCAGATATGTTGCTGGGTGATATCAAGAACGCAATTGCCGAACTGGAAAAACTTGATTTCCCGACTCCTACCCGCATGGCTCAGGAAAAGAATCTTCCGGTAGAAGCCAAGATGTTCAATCACGGTGGTCGTCGTCATAAAACCGTTAAAAAATAAATTGATCTATGGACAAAAAAGTAACACTCGCTCAATTGAAAGAAGTGGTACAGGAGGCATACGATCAGGTGAAAACGAATACAGGCGGTAAGAATGCCGACTATATCCCTTATCTGGCCAATGTCAACAAAGATCTCTTTGGAATCAGTGTCTGCCTGCTCAACGGGCAGACCATCCATGTGGGAGATACTGACTACCGCTTCGGCATCGAATCCGTATCCAAAGTACATACGGCTATCCTTGCACTGCGCCAATATGGTGCCAAAGAAATATTAGACAAGATCGGAGCTGACGCAACGGGCCTGCCTTTCAATTCAATCATTGCTATCCTGCTGGAAAATGACCATCCGTCTACCCCGTTGGTAAACGCCGGTGCCATCTCCGCCTGCAGTATGGTACAACCTATCGGCGACTCTGCCAAGAAGTGGGATGCCATCGTAGAGAACGTGACCGATTTATGCGGCAGCGCTCCCCAGCTGATTGATGAATTGTACAAATCCGAATCGGATACGAACTTCAACAACCGCTCCATTGCGTGGTTGCTGAAGAACTACAACCGTATTTATGATGATCCGGATATGGCGCTGGACCTGTATAC
This sequence is a window from Bacteroides thetaiotaomicron VPI-5482. Protein-coding genes within it:
- the glsA gene encoding glutaminase A, which translates into the protein MDKKVTLAQLKEVVQEAYDQVKTNTGGKNADYIPYLANVNKDLFGISVCLLNGQTIHVGDTDYRFGIESVSKVHTAILALRQYGAKEILDKIGADATGLPFNSIIAILLENDHPSTPLVNAGAISACSMVQPIGDSAKKWDAIVENVTDLCGSAPQLIDELYKSESDTNFNNRSIAWLLKNYNRIYDDPDMALDLYTRQCSLGVTALQLSVAAGTIANGGVNPVTKKEVFDASLAPKITAMIAAVGFYEHTGDWMYTSGIPAKTGVGGGVMGVLPGQFGIAAFAPPLDGAGNSVKAQLAIQYVMNKLGLNVFSDNHLIVVD
- a CDS encoding glutamate decarboxylase, which codes for MEDLNFRKGDAKTDVFGSDRMLQPSPVERIPDGPTTPEVAYQMVKDETFAQTQPRLNLATFVTTYMDDYATKLMNEAININYIDETEYPRIAVMNGKCINIVANLWNSPEKDTWKTGALAIGSSEACMLGGVAAWLRWRKKRQAQGKPFDKPNFVISTGFQVVWEKFAQLWQIEMREVPLTLEKTTLDPEEALKMCDENTICVVPIQGVTWTGLNDDVEALDKALDAYNAKTGYDIPIHVDAASGGFILPFLYPDTKWDFRLKWVLSISVSGHKFGLVYPGLGWVCWKGKEYLPEEMSFSVNYLGANITQVGLNFSRPAAQILGQYYQFIRLGFQGYKEVQYNSLQIAKYIHGEIAKMAPFVNYSENVVNPLFIWYLKPEYAKSAKWTLYDLQDKLSQHGWMVPAYTLPSKLEDYVVMRVVVRQGFSRDMADMLLGDIKNAIAELEKLDFPTPTRMAQEKNLPVEAKMFNHGGRRHKTVKK
- a CDS encoding RNA polymerase sigma factor; this translates as MKSVSFRKDLVGVQDELLRFAYKLTTDREEANDLLQETSLKALDNEDKYMPDTNFKGWMYTIMRNIFINNYRKVVRDQTFVDRTDNLYHLNLPQDTGFESTEKAYDLKEMHRVVNSLPKEYRVPFAMHVSGFKYREIAEKLNLPLGTIKSRIFFTRQKLQEELKDFR